The Klebsiella quasivariicola region CCAACCCACCCACGTTTTCTTCACTGTGGAATAATACGCCATAGCCGCTTAATAATACGCCAATCCATAAGATAGCCACCACGACAATAGTACGAATGATTAATCGCATTGATGCCTCGTTATTTGTATGATCCTTGCCGTGATTGTGACATGAACACGTTTTGAAACAAGTCGATGATTCCTAAACTTGCCTTTCGTAATACAGTTAGCCGCGGTTTAAGAAGGCCGTGTTATCCTGGCGACATAAAGTACTGATGCGGAGAGTGGAGTGAAAAAATTACGGTGGGTTTTACTGATAGTCATCATAGCAGGCTGCCTGTTGCTGTGGACTCAGATGCTTAACGTAATGTGCGACCAGGATGTACAGTTTTTCAGCGGTATTTGCACTATCAATAAATTTATCCCGTGGTAAGACATTTTTCTGACGACTGATTTCCTTCTGCGGCGTGGGTGGTAGAATGAACGCCTTCTCTTTGAGGTGGTGAAATGAGTGAGTTACTAAATCCTGGAATTTTAAATCTGGCATCGCTGGCCGTATCCGTAGCGCTGCTCCTTGTCGGTCTGTTGTTATGGTTCTTCGTCAACCGCGCCAGTTCGCGGGCGAATGAGCAGATAGAGCTGCTGCAGGCGCTGCTGGATCAGCAAAAGCGGCAGAATGCGCTGTTGCGTCGCCTTTGCGAAGCTAATGCGCCGGAAAAAGAGGACGTGGCTGAGCCGACCGTCGCCGGTAAGGCAAAAGCGGACGATGACTTTATCCGCCTGGTCGCAGAGCGCTAAGAGGCTCGACAGGTGTGCATCATAAGATGCGCACCTGCATGATAGCTGGCAGTAATATCTTATTCTTATTCCATTATTCCTTTCCCCGCGCATTATTTCCTTTTTACATGCTGTAAATAAAGTCAACTCCGTCACGTTTATTGTCGGGTTCGTGAC contains the following coding sequences:
- the mgrB gene encoding PhoP/PhoQ regulator MgrB; translation: MKKLRWVLLIVIIAGCLLLWTQMLNVMCDQDVQFFSGICTINKFIPW
- a CDS encoding YebO family protein, with product MSELLNPGILNLASLAVSVALLLVGLLLWFFVNRASSRANEQIELLQALLDQQKRQNALLRRLCEANAPEKEDVAEPTVAGKAKADDDFIRLVAER